The following are from one region of the Aequoribacter fuscus genome:
- a CDS encoding RidA family protein: MKETRPVGKEIILPSGDKAPLSAAYRSNGFLFTSGQLAFDADARLNTGDIKEQTQLCLANIQKLLELEGLSNEHVVKVTVWLTHIDDFAGFNAAYIEFFGGHRPARSTVRSDLMLPGARVEIEAVATYQEV; this comes from the coding sequence ATGAAAGAGACTAGACCTGTCGGGAAAGAGATTATCTTGCCGAGTGGCGATAAGGCACCCTTGTCGGCTGCCTACCGATCCAACGGATTTTTGTTTACCTCAGGGCAGTTGGCGTTTGATGCCGACGCTCGGTTGAATACTGGTGACATTAAAGAGCAAACGCAACTCTGTCTCGCGAATATTCAGAAGTTGCTTGAGCTTGAAGGTTTGTCGAATGAGCATGTCGTCAAAGTTACGGTTTGGCTTACACACATAGACGATTTTGCTGGATTTAATGCGGCGTATATCGAGTTTTTTGGCGGGCATCGTCCAGCGCGCTCTACTGTTCGATCGGATCTTATGTTGCCTGGTGCACGGGTTGAAATTGAAGCTGTCGCAACCTATCAGGAGGTTTAG